A genome region from Chloroflexota bacterium includes the following:
- a CDS encoding tetratricopeptide repeat protein, whose translation MKPLHVFLLGSFRLERDTQTIHLPTRKVESLLAYLALHPEPHAREKLAALCWGDSTDELARRSLRTALSTLRKELSDDIVLADRETVQLNPDFPIWVDAREIADCRLQIADLNAQSEIINLKSEIDLLPDFYDDWILPERERLRAIYIDALLQLAQHHRAESEYTRAIEFAQKILVADPANEKAYQHIIFCLAATGDRIGALKQYDECKKILRDELGVEPSSETIALRDRIEQALSGGKAREALFTNLPHPLTSFIGREKEIVEVKQLLAQHRLVTLTGSGGCGKTRLAIEVASQLVESFRNGVWWVELAPLSDASLIPQTVAQALGLRETPNQSLDETLNHFLRGKRLLLVLDNCEHLIVACAELANKLLSACVELKILATSRESLGITGEVAWRVPSFAVPDVEQLPSLEKLVQYDVIQLFVQRAMTVAPQWRLNGNAPSVARVCARLDGIPLAIELAAARVKVLSVEQIAARLDDRFNLLTTGSRAALARQQTLRATIDWSYDLLSDAERIMLQRLSVFAGGWTLEAAEEVCNGQSTTLDTLASLVDKSLVVVEQNEAEPRYHMLETVRQYAHEKFAQAESSELESVRTRHLDYFLKLAEEAEPKLQSAEQKVWLVRLENDYDNLRAAWERAIETDAEIALRLVWALFEFWGAGVHLPEARDWLASLLPRTERWGVSAKHARVLIIAGAVALYQGNSAAARELIEQGLTIAKKTESKFEIACACLWLGFSTWIRGDFQTAHDVLDTSLVLWRELDDALYIARTQFFLANVMRDQGEFDQAHQLYEASIARFQALGDNRHLAHVLNALGVLAQLQGDYPRAAKWYEECIKFERENGRESFLVLAIGNLGTVSLHASDYPRARACFEESLILEQQLGHTEEIFLNLMGLAGVMTATGKPEQAALLLGFVEATVNDANIILQPADRIEYDYIWASVRAKLDEATFEKARLEGRTMTLEQAVEYALNEIRVTQDLDKQSQ comes from the coding sequence CTTGGCTCCTTTCGTCTCGAACGCGATACGCAAACGATCCATCTCCCCACGCGCAAAGTTGAATCACTCTTGGCGTACCTCGCATTGCATCCCGAACCCCATGCGCGCGAAAAACTTGCCGCACTTTGCTGGGGTGATTCCACCGACGAACTCGCGCGCCGTTCGCTGCGCACTGCGCTCTCCACACTCCGCAAAGAACTCAGCGACGACATTGTGCTTGCCGATCGCGAGACGGTGCAACTCAATCCGGATTTTCCGATCTGGGTCGATGCGCGCGAGATTGCAGATTGCAGATTGCAGATTGCAGATTTGAATGCCCAATCTGAAATCATAAATCTGAAATCTGAAATTGATTTGCTCCCCGATTTCTACGACGATTGGATTCTGCCCGAACGCGAACGATTGCGCGCTATCTACATCGACGCGTTGTTGCAACTCGCCCAACATCATCGCGCCGAGAGTGAGTACACACGCGCTATCGAATTCGCGCAAAAGATTCTGGTGGCGGATCCCGCGAACGAGAAAGCGTACCAACACATTATCTTTTGCCTCGCCGCGACCGGCGACCGCATTGGCGCGTTAAAACAGTACGACGAATGCAAAAAGATTTTGCGCGACGAACTTGGCGTCGAACCGTCGTCAGAGACAATCGCCCTGCGTGATCGAATCGAACAAGCGTTGAGCGGCGGCAAAGCGCGCGAAGCGTTGTTCACCAACCTGCCTCATCCCTTGACGAGTTTCATCGGACGCGAGAAGGAAATCGTCGAGGTCAAACAATTGCTCGCGCAGCACCGCTTGGTGACGCTGACGGGATCGGGCGGCTGCGGCAAGACGCGCCTTGCGATTGAAGTGGCGAGCCAGTTAGTCGAGTCATTTCGGAATGGCGTGTGGTGGGTCGAACTTGCGCCGCTGTCCGATGCCTCCCTCATTCCACAAACTGTTGCACAAGCTTTAGGGTTACGTGAAACGCCCAATCAATCGCTCGACGAAACGCTCAACCACTTTTTGCGCGGCAAGCGTCTGCTCCTGGTGCTCGATAACTGTGAGCATCTGATTGTGGCGTGCGCAGAACTTGCCAACAAATTGTTGAGCGCGTGTGTGGAATTGAAAATTTTGGCGACCAGTCGTGAATCGCTCGGCATCACCGGCGAAGTGGCGTGGCGCGTTCCGTCGTTTGCGGTTCCCGATGTTGAGCAGCTCCCTTCATTAGAGAAATTGGTGCAATACGATGTGATTCAGCTTTTCGTTCAACGCGCGATGACGGTTGCGCCCCAGTGGCGGTTGAACGGCAACGCGCCCTCCGTCGCGCGTGTGTGCGCGCGTTTGGATGGCATACCGCTGGCAATCGAACTCGCGGCGGCGCGGGTGAAAGTTTTATCTGTGGAACAAATCGCGGCACGTCTCGACGATCGTTTCAATTTATTGACGACGGGAAGCCGGGCAGCACTGGCGCGTCAACAAACTCTGCGCGCGACGATCGATTGGAGTTACGATTTGCTTTCGGATGCGGAGCGAATAATGTTGCAAAGATTGTCGGTCTTTGCCGGCGGATGGACGTTGGAAGCGGCAGAAGAGGTGTGCAATGGACAGTCCACTACGCTTGATACGCTCGCGTCGCTGGTGGACAAGTCGCTCGTCGTCGTCGAGCAAAATGAAGCAGAGCCGCGCTATCATATGCTGGAAACGGTTCGGCAGTACGCGCACGAAAAATTCGCGCAAGCGGAATCCAGTGAGTTGGAAAGTGTTCGCACTCGTCATCTCGATTATTTTCTCAAGCTGGCAGAAGAAGCAGAGCCCAAACTCCAGAGCGCCGAACAAAAAGTGTGGCTAGTTCGTTTGGAAAACGATTATGATAATCTACGCGCAGCTTGGGAGCGGGCAATCGAGACGGATGCTGAAATAGCGTTGCGATTGGTGTGGGCATTATTCGAATTCTGGGGGGCTGGTGTGCATTTGCCCGAAGCGCGCGATTGGTTAGCAAGTTTGCTTCCACGCACGGAACGATGGGGCGTCAGCGCAAAACATGCGCGTGTGTTGATCATTGCAGGAGCTGTGGCTCTCTATCAGGGGAACAGTGCTGCTGCTCGTGAATTGATCGAGCAAGGTCTGACGATTGCCAAAAAGACCGAGTCCAAATTTGAGATCGCTTGTGCGTGTCTATGGCTGGGTTTCTCAACCTGGATCCGGGGTGACTTTCAGACGGCGCACGATGTGTTAGACACTAGTCTCGTTTTGTGGCGAGAATTGGATGATGCGTTGTATATCGCACGGACGCAGTTTTTTTTGGCGAACGTGATGAGAGACCAGGGAGAATTCGACCAAGCTCATCAATTGTATGAAGCAAGCATTGCAAGATTTCAAGCGTTAGGCGACAATCGCCATCTTGCCCACGTGTTAAACGCGCTCGGCGTGTTAGCTCAGCTTCAAGGAGATTATCCACGTGCCGCCAAATGGTATGAAGAGTGTATCAAATTTGAACGCGAGAACGGTCGGGAATCTTTTCTTGTTCTAGCCATTGGAAACTTGGGAACGGTTTCATTGCACGCCAGTGACTATCCAAGAGCGCGGGCGTGTTTTGAAGAGAGTCTTATTTTAGAACAACAGTTGGGACACACAGAAGAAATATTTTTGAATCTCATGGGCTTGGCAGGTGTGATGACTGCGACCGGCAAGCCTGAGCAAGCAGCGCTTTTATTAGGATTTGTCGAAGCGACTGTTAATGATGCCAATATTATCCTTCAGCCCGCGGATCGCATTGAATATGATTACATTTGGGCTAGCGTGCGCGCAAAATTGGATGAGGCGACGTTTGAGAAGGCGCGGTTAGAGGGTCGCACGATGACGCTGGAACAAGCGGTTGAATATGCGCTCAATGAGATTCGAGTGACACAAGACCTGGACAAACAATCACAATGA